From the genome of bacterium:
TGAAATGCCTATGGCAATTCAGTTGGCATAGTTTGGTTTTGAAGATGGCAAAGCGATAACAAAGTTGCCAACACTCCAATAGAAGGTCAGGATCGAGCTGGAACAGAAGTTGCTAAGGTAAACAAAGTAGCGCGCGCGTCCCGCCTGCGGAGCTTGGCGCAGACGAGACGTCCGGGCTACTTTTGAGAATCAGTGAACCTCCTGCAAGATGCAATGAGCGACACAAACTTTGAGCTACCAGTAACCAACTGGGATCGCTATCAAATCGAAAGCCTTCTCGGTGAAGGAGGGATGGCCAAGGTGTACAAAGCGTATGACCCGCAACTGAAACGCTATGTCGCATTAAAGTTCATCCGGAATGACGATCAAATCTACCGGGAGCGTCTACTCAAAGAAGCGCGCGCTCAAGCCCAAATCGATCACGATCATATTTGCAGGATCTACGAAGTGGGGCAGGTAGACAACAAGCAGTACATCGCCATGCAATACATCAAGGGCCAAACGCTCAATGAAATCCAAAGCGAGATGAGTCTCCAGCAGAAAGTGATCGTGATGCAGAAAGTTGCTTCAGCGGTTGATGCTGCACACAGGTTGGGAATCATACACCGTGATTTAAAACCGTCCAATATTATGATCGAACGCTGTGAAGACGGAACGTTTCGTCCTTATGTACTGGATTTTGGAATTGCGCGGGTACTCAACGATCCAGCACTCACATCTACAGATCAAATTGTCGGCACTCCTTCTTTCATGTCACCCGAACAACTGTTTGGCGGCAAGAATCTCGATCACAGGACCGATATTTACAGTCTGGGCGCTTTGTTCTACAGCCTGCTCACCGGAAAGGCTCCCTTTGATGGAAGCAGCGCGGAAATCCTGGTAAAGATTTTGAAGGATGATCCGCCCGCAATCCGGAAAATGAACAGGTCTATTCCGAAAGATATTGAAACGATTGTGATGAAGTGTCTGGAAAAGGATCCGCAAAGACGATATCAAACGGCGAAAGATCTGGCCGAGGATTTAGCAAGATATCTTTCGGGTGATCCCATTCTTGCTCGAAAGCCAAACTGGTCCTATCAGCTCCGAAAACAGATGAATCAGCACAAAGTTATTGCGGCACTACTGATCGGAATGCTCCTGTCTGGAGGGATTTTTTCTGCGCTCAATATTGTCATTCCAACGAAAACAACAGCGTCCATCCATGTCGAAAAGCCCAAAATTTTCCTTTCTGTCTTTTCGTTTGAAAACGAAACAGACAGGACAGAATTGAATTTTGCAACGCGCGGGTTGAGTGTGGAGTTATCCCGCATCCTGGCCCAGGAAAATTTTATCGTGGTTCCATTTTCCGATGTGCAGGACTCTTTAAGTAAAGGCCTGGCACCGGTAGAAGCTGCACGAAAGGCAGGCGCATCCTATTTTGTCAAAGGTGCGTTAAGAAATGGCGCGGCGGGAGTGGAGCTCAAATATTCGCTGGTCCAAGTCGGTTCTAAAAAGGAACTTTCCGATTCGTTTCCTTTATCGTCAGCAGATTTTCTTGGTGCTCTAAATCAAGTGAAAACACAGTTGTTATCCTGGCTGCAGCAAAAGCCGATGCAGTCTCCCGTCAGTATGAATGCGCAAGCTTTTGAACTCTATTTGAGAGGAGTTTCTAAAATCAGTGAAATGGAGGAAGGGGAAACAAATGCTTTTGGGCAAGCGAGTGCGCTTCTTCAGCAAGCTTTGCATACCAGCCCCTCTGTAAAGATTTATCATGGCCTTGCCTATTTGCATTACCAGGCGGTGAACC
Proteins encoded in this window:
- a CDS encoding serine/threonine protein kinase, with the protein product MSDTNFELPVTNWDRYQIESLLGEGGMAKVYKAYDPQLKRYVALKFIRNDDQIYRERLLKEARAQAQIDHDHICRIYEVGQVDNKQYIAMQYIKGQTLNEIQSEMSLQQKVIVMQKVASAVDAAHRLGIIHRDLKPSNIMIERCEDGTFRPYVLDFGIARVLNDPALTSTDQIVGTPSFMSPEQLFGGKNLDHRTDIYSLGALFYSLLTGKAPFDGSSAEILVKILKDDPPAIRKMNRSIPKDIETIVMKCLEKDPQRRYQTAKDLAEDLARYLSGDPILARKPNWSYQLRKQMNQHKVIAALLIGMLLSGGIFSALNIVIPTKTTASIHVEKPKIFLSVFSFENETDRTELNFATRGLSVELSRILAQENFIVVPFSDVQDSLSKGLAPVEAARKAGASYFVKGALRNGAAGVELKYSLVQVGSKKELSDSFPLSSADFLGALNQVKTQLLSWLQQKPMQSPVSMNAQAFELYLRGVSKISEMEEGETNAFGQASALLQQALHTSPSVKIYHGLAYLHYQAVNLGIDFHPANLELCRYYLDRGLALRSDYGPLIDIKTRYEFYMGRPAMTLRIAADQIKADRFNLEQIGMIGMALRQSGNFELSERFFQYALKLSPENYYMKLIYNASLFQAGKHRESLDGLATLYSDYPQKYWGKFYLAWYDLLLGKTDEGTMLILQLPDTLPTRILRYQAEAVTGKTVPFQPDHRMLEAAKVDLHVSFRLAQCYSLSGDLEKASIYLKNTVQKGWIAWNYFDWDPMLAHLRTSESYQKMRAEGLPVQQSTIELEKKLLQPVLEKLGIQ